One region of Bacterioplanoides sp. SCSIO 12839 genomic DNA includes:
- a CDS encoding hybrid sensor histidine kinase/response regulator — MLRSFKQHPLSLQIDRERHRNFMVEALPHLIGGIITGALVHYVFRSFLEDETTTYWFALQSLLLISTIIFYSIDYKLPNLLSFRQWEGVIILVSALWGITWCMAPFIFLPEASFYDQENLVYVAALLIIVIALVITPAPAMVYYPTGYFLFASLPLAGMFIRLYQLNYDILLISFLGFFWLSAITYGWRLHITLIDLIKLRLEVDQARQQAESAVLAKSKFIAASSHDLRQPLQAISLFFSNIKRSLFKDGMAQTAEKMEASIHNMSELLDSLLDVSRLDANSVSPKPQHIKLAPQLEKLLAAQKNACKEKALKLTSHLENLTVYADPILLNRVLSNLLNNAVKYTPKGEIQLTVERQDNLAIVSVIDTGIGIPEEEQQAIFSEFHQLHNPERDQQKGLGLGLSIVQRLCTLQDWNIRLSSEVNIGSTFTIEVPLGDDSQIIQEQAQQPHYNNFNNRFIIVIDDDNYVRSSISELLRSWGAKVTACESLQQAISYCSAHSDIPDLIISDLRLRHEENGIQTINQLRHHFQHPITALLLTGDTDPERIRQAKQSSLVVLHKPVQAARLRLAIQRLLNDHPLG, encoded by the coding sequence ATGTTAAGGTCTTTTAAGCAACACCCTTTATCACTACAAATTGATAGAGAACGCCATCGTAATTTTATGGTCGAGGCGTTACCTCATTTGATTGGTGGAATCATTACCGGGGCCCTGGTGCATTATGTCTTCAGGAGTTTTCTCGAAGATGAAACCACAACTTATTGGTTCGCACTACAATCACTGCTATTAATATCCACTATTATTTTTTATTCTATCGATTATAAACTCCCCAATTTATTATCTTTCCGTCAATGGGAAGGCGTTATTATTCTGGTGTCAGCACTCTGGGGGATTACCTGGTGCATGGCTCCGTTTATTTTTCTGCCTGAGGCCAGCTTTTACGATCAGGAAAATCTGGTGTATGTTGCGGCATTATTAATTATTGTCATTGCCCTTGTTATTACACCGGCTCCAGCAATGGTGTATTACCCAACCGGTTATTTTTTATTTGCCAGTTTGCCATTGGCTGGGATGTTTATCCGGCTATACCAGCTTAATTACGATATATTATTAATTTCTTTTCTGGGGTTTTTCTGGTTGTCGGCCATAACCTATGGTTGGAGACTCCACATCACGTTGATTGACCTGATTAAGTTACGCCTTGAGGTGGACCAGGCACGTCAGCAAGCAGAGTCAGCGGTGCTCGCAAAGTCCAAATTCATCGCTGCTTCCAGCCATGATCTACGCCAGCCATTACAAGCCATCAGTTTATTTTTCAGTAATATAAAGCGATCGTTATTTAAAGATGGAATGGCGCAAACAGCCGAAAAAATGGAAGCCAGTATTCACAACATGTCTGAATTACTGGACAGTTTATTGGATGTTTCACGCCTTGATGCCAACAGCGTCTCACCCAAACCTCAGCATATTAAGCTTGCACCACAACTGGAGAAACTGCTCGCCGCACAAAAGAACGCTTGCAAAGAAAAAGCTCTGAAACTAACAAGTCATCTGGAGAACCTGACGGTTTATGCTGATCCGATACTGCTAAACCGGGTACTCAGCAACCTGTTGAACAATGCGGTTAAATATACACCCAAAGGTGAGATTCAACTGACGGTTGAACGACAAGACAATCTGGCTATTGTGTCTGTTATCGATACAGGGATTGGTATTCCAGAGGAAGAGCAGCAAGCAATTTTCAGTGAGTTCCACCAGCTGCATAACCCTGAGCGGGATCAACAAAAAGGTCTGGGGCTCGGTTTGTCGATCGTCCAGCGTCTATGCACACTGCAAGATTGGAATATCCGGCTGAGTTCTGAAGTGAATATTGGCAGCACCTTCACGATTGAAGTTCCACTGGGCGACGACAGCCAAATCATCCAGGAACAAGCCCAGCAGCCACACTATAACAATTTTAATAACCGATTTATTATTGTGATTGATGATGACAATTATGTGCGCTCATCGATATCGGAGTTGCTTCGTAGCTGGGGAGCAAAGGTCACTGCCTGTGAAAGCCTGCAGCAGGCAATATCTTACTGTTCCGCGCATTCAGATATTCCTGATTTGATCATCTCAGACCTTCGCCTTCGCCATGAAGAAAATGGCATCCAAACCATCAATCAACTCCGGCATCACTTCCAACACCCGATCACGGCTTTATTGCTCACGGGCGACACCGACCCGGAAAGGATTCGCCAAGCGAAACAAAGCTCACTGGTGGTATTACATAAACCGGTTCAGGCCGCCCGCTTACGACTGGCCATACAACGCCTGTTAAACGATCACCCTCTGGGGTGA
- a CDS encoding OmpA family protein has protein sequence MGRNIVLQVALGLSLVAPVQAADNAPGGVDGAVLWLDASDPNADGSTSGGAFSGISSANPWKDKTSNGYLTVPVGSSPGNTTPWNNQSDIGDQPAFSFREANAVAYQIKNSRDEALDLRSGVEPDVTIFTVYRTSGVSTSQGSALWGLDDNNWDRMFFNSFNFSSNRENGIVGIGPVSQNISITNAGIADENRLVTVSYQFGESNGSFVSFNGVTGGTAFTRFTDTTSDDLDTDPSNPLGQQPVFAIGWDGNNNYAQADIAEIIVFDKALTACEAHKVNFFLSEKYKNDFWGPIPDSEPCLVDLFQKIKDYADGDGTSPAALTVQDYINVSGDNVSAENLAAVNAAILAKSSSDINTVADVQRIIDESIIQNYADTNGTSKPVPTPEMYDSIGVTGVTDSNINQVNIEIAGKTKEEVDTTAEVQAIVDAIGAFVIDINPLNRNLVEGEAFAVTPARSGTPNGNVRWSISGIDAALFSIDENTGRLTLKTPADFDTLTNNPIQVTITATDDGGNTDSKNLVLTILKDTDGDGTADINDNDIDGDGLSNVDENTVHGTDPNKADTDGDGVNDAQEINTDGTDPLKKDSDEDGVEDGQEKTDGTDPLKKDSDEDGVEDGQEKTDGTDPLKKDTDGDGIEDGQEKTNGTDPLKKDTDGDGSDDGVDVFPNDRNEQVDTDGDGTGNNADTDDDNDGVSDADEATNGTDPLKEDTDGDGSDDGVDAFPNDRNEQVDTDGDGTGNNADTDDDNDGVSDTDEATNGTDPLKKDTDDDGVNDNEDAFPTNKDESVDTDGDGTGNNADTDDDNDGVSDADEATNGTDPLKKDTDGDGSDDGVDAFPNDRNEQVDTDGDGTGNNADTDDDNDGVSDTDEATNGTDPLKKDTDGDGVNDNEDAFPTDKDESVDTDGDGIGNNADDDDDNDGVSDADEATNGTDPLKKDTDDDGVNDNEDAFPTNKDESVDTDGDGTGNNADTDDDNDGVSDADEATNGTDPLKKDTDGDGSDDGVDAFPNDRNEQVDTDGDGTGNNADTDDDNDGVSDTDEATNGTDPLKKDTDDDGVNDNEDAFPTDKDESVDTDGDGIGNNADDDDDNDGVKDEDDAEPTNSDNDDDGDGVSNADEKRIGTDPTKSDSDNDGINDKDEIGDDLNNPRNTDGEDEIDALDSDSDNDGVSDADEKRIGTDPTKSDSDNDGINDKDEIGDDLNNPRNTDGEDEIDALDSDSDNDGVSDADEKRIGTDPLKEDSDNDGINDKDEIGDDLNNPRNTDGEDEIDALDSDSDNDGVSDADEKRIGTDPLKEDSDNDGINDKDEIGDDLNNPRNTDGEDEIDALDSDSDNDGVSDADEKRIGTDPLKEDSDNDGINDKDEIGDDLNNPRNTDGEDEIDALDNDSDNDGVNDKDDSEPLNPENDSDNDGVPNSGDTAPEDGTNDTDGDGISNEDEVAAGTDPEKKDSDGDGVDDNAEVAAGTDPLKEDTDGDGVNDKDDVDPNDKNSDSDNDGISDEKETELGLNPLDEDSDSDGIKDSDEITNNGEGTQRDTDGDGTIDALDNDDDGDGTPTADELSDNNDDADNNPLTPVMDTDGDNIPDYLDNSDDTTDGTGGDSDNDGLTDKQECASAPNCADSDQDGIPDFMDDDSDNNGIKDEDENAPLIDTDGDGTADFADTDDDNDGTSDTDELNGVTDPGNAVDSDADGIDDYKDADDKANEAGTSDNSGDSDKDGISDEVERGDGEEPRDSDGDNIPDYMDDDSDNDGIKDSDEKGDSETPRDTDEDGTPDYRDEDSDNDGKTDAEECPDASACNDNNDDTTPDYLDNDIDGSADPDTSPVAPTPGPTPTPEPSPAPGAGDNSGAQEPGKVKTGVSGAGNMSVNLLLVLALLVILGRTRRVRSFGFMLMAALPLTSHAEWWDEMNVYVGAGVGQSTLDPDTSDTNLDQKDDHDTGWKLTAGWDWNDHISIEGYYAELGDAKFRPQGSINYRMVGGDVIGHYWLMGEPRRQGSIALYAKGGLNHMTNDGKNLAYEKQEVAQLMLGAGAEYYLPKAFSLRLEFESYDKDASLLSLNLIKRFGASSQYQPAAKATEPQPVVAEVVEPAIAEEPVVEALVVEEAVAAEPSIKDVDVIVADIGFAVNSSKLAEKEQDLLKQVAADIQQSENLQVEVQAHTDASGSAKYNEWLSQRRAESVAAFLIEQGVNAEQLTAIGYGESQPRASNETAEGRAQNRRVEFKVLQR, from the coding sequence ATGGGTCGAAATATTGTTTTACAGGTCGCTTTGGGGTTGTCCCTTGTTGCGCCTGTACAAGCCGCTGATAACGCTCCGGGTGGCGTTGATGGCGCAGTTTTGTGGTTGGATGCCTCTGATCCTAATGCGGATGGCTCTACATCCGGTGGAGCGTTTAGCGGGATTTCCAGTGCTAATCCCTGGAAAGATAAAACATCGAACGGGTATTTGACGGTACCGGTTGGTTCCAGCCCTGGCAACACGACCCCATGGAATAATCAGTCAGATATTGGTGATCAGCCAGCATTTTCTTTCAGAGAAGCTAATGCTGTTGCTTATCAGATCAAAAACAGCCGCGACGAAGCCTTAGATCTGCGCTCAGGTGTGGAGCCTGACGTTACTATTTTTACCGTTTACCGCACGTCCGGTGTCAGTACTTCACAGGGCAGTGCTTTATGGGGGCTGGATGACAATAACTGGGATCGAATGTTCTTCAATTCCTTTAATTTCAGCAGCAATAGAGAAAACGGCATTGTAGGTATTGGTCCTGTCTCGCAAAACATCTCGATCACCAATGCGGGTATTGCTGATGAAAACCGTCTGGTAACCGTCAGTTATCAGTTTGGTGAAAGCAATGGGTCATTTGTGAGCTTTAATGGGGTAACGGGTGGTACGGCTTTTACCCGTTTTACCGATACTACTTCGGATGATTTAGATACTGACCCTTCTAACCCTCTCGGTCAGCAGCCTGTATTTGCTATTGGTTGGGATGGTAATAATAACTATGCTCAAGCTGATATTGCTGAAATTATTGTTTTTGACAAAGCGTTAACGGCTTGTGAAGCGCACAAAGTTAATTTCTTCCTGTCTGAAAAGTATAAAAATGATTTTTGGGGCCCAATTCCGGACAGCGAACCTTGTCTGGTCGACTTATTTCAAAAAATTAAAGATTACGCCGATGGCGATGGCACCAGTCCAGCAGCACTAACCGTACAAGATTATATTAATGTTAGTGGTGACAACGTTTCTGCTGAAAATCTGGCTGCCGTTAATGCTGCCATCCTGGCTAAATCTTCTTCAGATATTAATACTGTTGCTGATGTTCAGCGCATTATTGATGAATCCATTATTCAGAATTATGCGGATACAAATGGTACCTCTAAGCCTGTGCCAACGCCTGAAATGTATGACTCCATTGGTGTGACAGGTGTAACTGATAGCAATATTAATCAAGTTAATATTGAAATTGCAGGGAAAACAAAAGAAGAGGTTGATACAACGGCAGAGGTACAGGCGATTGTTGATGCGATTGGTGCTTTTGTTATTGATATTAATCCGCTGAATCGAAACCTGGTCGAAGGTGAAGCTTTTGCCGTCACTCCAGCGCGTTCAGGTACTCCTAACGGTAATGTCCGTTGGAGCATATCAGGAATCGATGCAGCCTTATTTTCAATCGATGAGAATACCGGCCGTTTAACACTGAAAACTCCGGCTGATTTCGATACGTTAACCAATAACCCTATCCAGGTTACGATTACTGCGACGGATGATGGTGGTAATACCGACTCTAAAAACCTTGTTCTCACTATTTTAAAAGATACTGATGGCGATGGTACTGCAGATATCAATGATAACGATATTGATGGCGACGGCCTGAGCAACGTTGATGAAAATACAGTTCATGGTACCGACCCGAATAAAGCCGATACTGATGGTGATGGTGTTAATGATGCGCAGGAAATTAATACTGATGGCACTGATCCGCTGAAAAAAGACTCCGATGAAGATGGTGTTGAAGATGGCCAGGAAAAAACGGATGGCACCGACCCACTGAAAAAAGACTCCGATGAAGATGGTGTTGAAGATGGCCAGGAAAAAACAGATGGCACTGACCCTCTGAAAAAAGATACCGATGGTGACGGTATCGAAGACGGTCAGGAAAAAACCAACGGCACCGATCCACTTAAGAAAGATACCGATGGTGATGGTTCTGACGACGGCGTTGATGTATTCCCGAATGACCGCAACGAGCAGGTCGATACCGACGGCGACGGTACGGGCAACAATGCCGATACCGACGATGATAACGACGGTGTATCGGATGCGGATGAAGCCACTAACGGCACTGACCCGCTGAAGGAAGACACTGACGGCGATGGTTCCGACGACGGCGTTGATGCGTTCCCGAATGACCGCAACGAGCAGGTCGATACCGACGGCGACGGTACGGGCAATAATGCCGATACCGACGATGATAACGATGGTGTATCGGATACAGACGAGGCCACTAACGGTACTGATCCGCTGAAGAAAGATACCGATGACGATGGCGTAAACGATAACGAAGACGCTTTCCCAACGAATAAAGACGAGTCAGTTGATACCGACGGCGACGGTACTGGCAACAATGCCGATACCGACGATGATAACGATGGTGTATCGGATGCGGACGAGGCCACTAACGGCACGGACCCACTTAAGAAAGACACTGACGGCGATGGTTCTGACGACGGCGTTGATGCGTTCCCGAATGACCGCAACGAGCAGGTAGATACTGACGGCGACGGTACGGGCAACAATGCCGATACCGACGATGATAACGATGGTGTATCGGATACGGATGAAGCCACCAATGGCACTGATCCGCTGAAGAAAGACACTGATGGTGATGGCGTAAACGATAATGAAGATGCCTTCCCAACCGATAAAGATGAATCGGTTGATACCGATGGTGATGGTATTGGTAACAACGCTGACGACGACGATGATAACGACGGTGTATCGGATGCGGACGAGGCCACTAACGGCACTGATCCGCTGAAGAAAGATACCGACGATGATGGCGTAAACGATAACGAAGATGCTTTCCCAACGAATAAAGACGAATCAGTTGATACTGATGGTGATGGCACAGGCAACAATGCTGATACCGACGATGATAACGATGGTGTATCGGATGCGGATGAAGCCACTAACGGCACCGACCCACTGAAAAAAGATACTGACGGCGATGGTTCTGACGACGGCGTTGATGCGTTCCCGAATGACCGCAACGAGCAGGTCGATACCGACGGCGACGGTACGGGTAACAATGCCGATACCGACGATGATAACGACGGTGTATCGGATACAGACGAGGCCACTAACGGCACTGATCCGCTGAAGAAAGATACGGATGACGATGGCGTAAACGATAATGAAGATGCCTTCCCAACCGATAAAGATGAATCGGTTGATACCGATGGTGATGGTATTGGTAACAACGCTGACGATGACGATGATAACGACGGCGTTAAAGATGAAGATGATGCTGAGCCTACTAACTCTGACAACGATGATGATGGTGATGGTGTTTCAAATGCGGATGAAAAACGCATTGGTACCGATCCGACGAAGTCTGACTCAGATAACGACGGCATCAACGATAAAGATGAAATCGGCGATGATCTGAATAATCCTCGTAACACCGACGGTGAAGATGAAATCGATGCATTGGACAGCGACTCCGATAACGACGGTGTTAGCGATGCCGATGAAAAACGCATTGGTACCGATCCGACGAAGTCTGACTCAGATAACGACGGCATCAACGATAAAGATGAAATCGGCGATGATCTGAATAATCCTCGTAACACCGACGGTGAAGATGAAATCGATGCATTGGACAGCGACTCCGATAACGACGGTGTTAGCGATGCCGATGAAAAACGCATTGGTACGGATCCGTTAAAAGAGGACTCAGACAACGATGGCATCAACGATAAAGATGAAATCGGCGATGATCTGAATAATCCGCGTAACACCGACGGTGAAGATGAAATCGATGCATTGGACAGCGACTCTGATAACGACGGTGTTAGCGATGCCGATGAAAAACGCATTGGCACGGATCCGTTAAAAGAGGACTCAGACAACGACGGCATCAACGATAAAGATGAAATCGGCGATGATCTGAATAACCCTCGTAACACCGATGGTGAAGATGAAATCGATGCATTGGACAGCGACTCCGATAACGACGGTGTTAGCGATGCCGATGAAAAACGCATTGGTACGGATCCGTTAAAAGAGGACTCAGACAACGACGGCATCAACGATAAAGATGAAATCGGCGATGATCTGAATAATCCGCGTAACACCGACGGTGAAGATGAAATCGATGCGCTGGATAACGACTCCGATAACGATGGTGTTAATGACAAAGATGATTCTGAGCCATTAAATCCAGAAAATGATTCTGATAATGATGGTGTCCCGAATTCAGGTGATACAGCACCAGAAGACGGTACGAACGACACCGATGGCGACGGTATTTCAAACGAAGACGAAGTTGCAGCGGGCACTGATCCTGAGAAGAAGGACAGTGATGGTGACGGTGTTGATGATAATGCTGAAGTTGCTGCAGGGACTGATCCGTTAAAAGAAGACACTGATGGCGATGGCGTGAACGATAAGGACGATGTCGACCCGAATGATAAAAACAGTGACTCCGATAACGACGGTATTTCGGATGAAAAAGAAACTGAGCTGGGTCTGAACCCTCTGGATGAAGACTCTGACAGCGATGGCATCAAAGACTCTGATGAAATCACCAACAATGGTGAAGGTACTCAGCGTGATACAGACGGTGACGGTACCATCGATGCATTGGACAATGACGATGATGGTGACGGTACTCCGACTGCTGATGAATTGAGTGATAACAATGATGACGCGGATAACAATCCATTAACACCGGTCATGGATACCGATGGCGATAATATCCCAGATTATCTGGATAACAGTGATGACACGACGGATGGTACCGGTGGTGATTCGGACAACGATGGTCTGACCGATAAGCAAGAATGTGCATCTGCGCCAAACTGTGCCGATAGCGACCAAGACGGTATTCCAGACTTTATGGATGATGATTCCGATAACAACGGCATCAAAGATGAAGATGAAAATGCTCCGCTGATCGATACTGATGGTGATGGCACGGCTGATTTCGCCGATACCGACGATGACAACGACGGTACTTCGGATACGGACGAACTGAATGGCGTGACTGATCCTGGCAATGCTGTGGACTCGGATGCGGATGGTATCGATGATTACAAAGATGCCGACGATAAGGCTAATGAAGCCGGTACTTCGGATAACTCAGGTGATTCGGATAAAGACGGTATCAGTGACGAGGTCGAGCGTGGTGATGGCGAAGAGCCGCGTGACAGTGATGGCGATAATATTCCGGATTACATGGATGACGACTCGGATAACGATGGCATCAAAGATTCAGATGAAAAAGGTGATTCTGAAACACCTCGTGATACCGATGAAGACGGTACACCGGATTACCGCGATGAAGACTCCGATAATGATGGCAAGACGGATGCTGAAGAGTGCCCGGATGCGTCGGCGTGTAACGACAATAATGACGATACCACACCGGACTATCTGGATAACGACATAGACGGCTCTGCTGATCCGGATACTTCTCCAGTCGCGCCAACACCTGGGCCAACTCCAACACCTGAACCAAGCCCAGCGCCTGGTGCAGGTGATAACTCGGGTGCTCAGGAGCCTGGCAAAGTGAAAACCGGTGTTAGCGGTGCTGGTAATATGAGCGTTAACCTGCTGCTGGTTCTGGCATTGCTGGTGATCTTGGGTCGGACTCGCCGAGTACGCTCTTTTGGTTTTATGTTGATGGCAGCTCTGCCATTAACCTCTCATGCCGAATGGTGGGATGAAATGAATGTGTATGTGGGGGCTGGTGTAGGTCAAAGCACACTGGATCCTGATACATCCGATACTAATTTGGATCAGAAAGATGATCATGATACGGGCTGGAAATTAACCGCTGGCTGGGATTGGAATGATCATATTTCAATTGAAGGTTATTACGCTGAGCTGGGCGATGCGAAGTTCCGCCCGCAAGGTTCGATCAATTACCGCATGGTGGGCGGTGATGTGATTGGCCATTATTGGTTAATGGGGGAGCCGCGCCGTCAGGGCAGCATCGCTCTTTACGCCAAAGGTGGTTTGAACCATATGACCAACGATGGCAAAAACCTGGCTTATGAAAAACAGGAAGTGGCTCAATTAATGTTGGGTGCGGGGGCTGAATATTACCTGCCAAAAGCCTTTAGTCTGCGTTTGGAATTTGAGTCTTACGATAAAGATGCCTCGTTATTATCGCTTAACCTGATTAAACGTTTTGGAGCAAGCAGCCAGTATCAGCCTGCTGCAAAAGCCACTGAACCTCAACCGGTTGTTGCTGAGGTTGTGGAGCCAGCAATCGCAGAAGAGCCGGTCGTAGAAGCTTTGGTTGTTGAAGAAGCAGTAGCCGCAGAGCCATCCATTAAAGACGTGGATGTGATTGTTGCGGATATCGGCTTTGCGGTTAACTCATCAAAGCTGGCTGAAAAAGAGCAAGACTTGCTGAAACAGGTAGCAGCTGACATTCAACAAAGTGAAAACCTTCAGGTTGAAGTTCAGGCGCATACCGATGCTTCTGGTTCGGCTAAATACAACGAATGGTTATCACAGCGCCGTGCTGAATCGGTAGCCGCTTTCTTGATTGAGCAGGGTGTTAATGCTGAGCAATTAACCGCGATCGGTTATGGTGAAAGTCAGCCTCGGGCGAGCAATGAAACCGCAGAAGGCCGGGCGCAAAACCGTCGGGTTGAGTTTAAAGTGTTACAGCGCTAA
- a CDS encoding bifunctional O-acetylhomoserine aminocarboxypropyltransferase/cysteine synthase, producing the protein MKIETQALHAGFSEDPTTRAVAVPIYQTTSYSFRDTQHGADLFDLKEPGNIYTRIMNPTNDVLEQRIAAMEGGIAALCMASGMAAITASIQTLAAAGDNIVSVSQLYGGTYNLFAHTFPQQGIEVRMASGDDIAALEALIDDNTKALFCESIGNPAGNVVDLKALSDMAHKHGVPVIVDNTVATPYLCRPFEHGADIVVHSLTKYIGGHGTTVGGIIVDSGKFPWKDNPRFPRFNEPDPSYHGVVYAEALGEAAFIGRARVVPLRNMGAALSPMNAFMIIQGLETLALRMDRHVENAQKVAEYLSANEQVSWVNYAGLESDKNYEVAQRMVGGKPSAILSFGIKGGAEAGAKFIDALQMIKRLVNIGDAKSLACHPATTTHRQLNEEEMKSAGVSTDLVRLSIGIEHADDIIADVEQALAAAK; encoded by the coding sequence ATGAAAATTGAAACTCAGGCGCTTCATGCCGGTTTTAGTGAAGATCCAACCACGCGCGCTGTGGCTGTGCCGATTTACCAAACTACCTCTTACAGTTTTCGTGACACACAACACGGTGCAGACCTGTTTGACCTGAAAGAGCCGGGCAATATTTACACCCGTATCATGAACCCAACCAATGATGTGCTGGAACAGCGCATTGCCGCAATGGAAGGTGGCATTGCTGCACTGTGTATGGCGTCGGGTATGGCGGCAATTACAGCATCCATTCAGACTCTGGCTGCAGCTGGCGACAACATCGTTTCTGTTAGCCAGCTGTATGGTGGTACTTACAACCTGTTCGCACACACCTTCCCGCAGCAGGGCATCGAAGTCCGTATGGCGTCGGGTGATGATATTGCTGCGTTGGAAGCTCTGATCGACGACAACACCAAAGCACTGTTTTGTGAGTCGATTGGCAACCCAGCCGGTAACGTGGTTGACCTGAAAGCACTGTCTGACATGGCGCACAAACATGGTGTGCCTGTGATTGTGGATAACACAGTGGCGACGCCATATCTGTGTCGCCCATTTGAACATGGTGCTGATATCGTGGTGCACTCGCTGACCAAATACATCGGTGGCCACGGCACTACCGTTGGTGGCATCATCGTTGATTCCGGTAAATTCCCTTGGAAAGACAACCCACGTTTCCCGCGTTTTAACGAACCCGATCCGTCTTACCATGGTGTGGTTTACGCAGAAGCCCTGGGTGAGGCGGCCTTTATTGGTCGTGCTCGTGTGGTACCACTGCGTAACATGGGGGCAGCATTGTCACCAATGAATGCTTTCATGATTATTCAGGGCCTGGAGACGCTGGCGCTGCGTATGGATCGCCATGTTGAAAACGCACAGAAAGTTGCCGAATACCTGAGCGCGAACGAACAGGTTTCCTGGGTAAATTACGCTGGCCTTGAAAGCGACAAAAACTACGAAGTTGCACAGCGCATGGTGGGTGGTAAGCCATCAGCGATTCTGAGCTTCGGCATTAAAGGTGGCGCAGAAGCGGGTGCTAAGTTCATCGATGCGCTGCAGATGATCAAGCGTTTGGTGAATATTGGTGATGCCAAGTCTCTGGCTTGTCACCCGGCGACCACTACCCACCGTCAGCTGAATGAAGAAGAAATGAAGTCTGCTGGTGTGAGTACCGATCTGGTTCGCTTGTCGATTGGCATCGAACACGCTGACGACATCATTGCTGACGTAGAACAGGCGCTAGCTGCAGCTAAATAA